Proteins from a genomic interval of Oncorhynchus mykiss isolate Arlee chromosome 21, USDA_OmykA_1.1, whole genome shotgun sequence:
- the LOC110530874 gene encoding acidic leucine-rich nuclear phosphoprotein 32 family member D-like, translated as MDMKKRIHLELRNRTPSDVQELVLDNCRSNEGKMEGVTEEFENLELLSLINVGLVNVSNIPKLGKLKKLELSDNRISGGLEVLAERLVNLTHLNLSGNKFKDISTLEPLKKLPVLKSLDLFNCEVTNLGDYRESIFKLLPQLTYLDGYDIEDCEASDSDGEGDGIDDDDEDEEGESEDFDEEEDDDDEEVIAEEDDDSAESEEDGEVNGDIDDDDDDDDEDDDEDDSPAKGEKRKRDPEDDDDDEDSVSSPPPINL; from the exons atGGACATGAAAAAGAGAATTCACCTAGAACTGAGAAATAGGACGCCGTCGGAT GTTCAGGAGCTGGTCCTGGACAACTGCCGGTCCAACGAGGGGAAGATGGAGGGCGTAACGGAGGAGTTTGAGAACCTGGAACTGTTGAGTCTCATCAACGTCGGCCTCGTCAACGTCTCAAACATACCCAAACTGGGGAAATTAAAAAAG TTGGAGCTGAGTGACAACAGGATATCCGGTGGTCTGGAGGTGCTGGCTGAGAGGCTGGTCAACCTCACACACCTCAACCTCTCTGGGAACAAGTTCAAGGACATCAGCACACTGGAACCACTG AAAAAACTTCCCGTGTTGAAGTCCCTGGACCTGTTTAACTGCGAGGTCACCAACCTGGGAGACTACAGAGAGAGCATCTTCAAGCTCCTCCCACAGCTCACGTACCTGGATGGCTACGATATCGAAGACTGCGAGGCCTCCGACTCGGACGGCGAGGGAGACGGGATCGATGACGACGACGAGGATGAAG AGGGAGAGTCTGAGGACtttgatgaggaggaggatgatgatgatgaagaggtcATTGCAGAGGAAGATGACGACAGTGCGGAGAGTGAAGAG GATGGGGAGGTGAACGGAGATATCGATGACGACGATGATGACGACGACGAAGATGATG ATGAGGATGACTCTCCAgcgaaaggagagaagaggaagagggatcctgaggatgatgacgatgatgaagaTTCAGTGTCCTCCCCACCACCCATCAATCTCTGA